Proteins co-encoded in one Trichoplusia ni isolate ovarian cell line Hi5 chromosome 19, tn1, whole genome shotgun sequence genomic window:
- the LOC113503479 gene encoding cytochrome P450 6B6-like: MDVYYIPLVVIALFYAVYYFFTRNFNYWKKRNVRGPEPVPFFGNMKESALRQKNVGIVIHEIYKNFPEEKVVGIYRMTTPSLLIRDLEILKHIMIKDFDLFADRGVEFSKQGLGQNLFHADGDTWRALRGRFTPIFTSGKLKHMFGIMHDRADIFMDYVSQKAEKNIEFEIHSLIQKYTVSVISACAFGLDLQNLDTKLEDLELIDKLVLEPNFGLELDMMFPGLLKKIGISVLPKPVGVFFNKLVQNIMSVRGGKPSNRNDFMDLILQLREMGNVKNPFGDMKPSLEITDDVIAAQAFVFYVAGYETSATTASYMLYQLALNQDVQDKLIAEIDAVTEANNGEITYESLKEMKYMHKVSDETLRMYSIVEPLQRKCTVDYKIPGTDLTIEKDTILLVSPRGIHYDEKYYPNPEVFDPNRFDPEEVGKRHPCAYLPFGIGQRNCIGMRFGKLQTALCVAKLLRKYRIEPSKNTELELGVDKNRIIIGPANGIRVNFVPRN; encoded by the exons ATGGACGTCTATTATATACCGCTTGTGGTGATAGCATTGTTTTACGCTGTATATTACTTCTTCACAAGGAATTTCAACTACTGGAAGAAGAGGAATGTTCGGGGACCAGAACCGGTACCATTCTTCGGAAACATGAAGGAATCTGCTCTTCGCCAAAAGAATGTTGGAATTGTGATAcacgaaatatataaaaacttcCCGGAAGAGAAAGTTGTTGGTATATACAGAATGACAACGCCGAGTCTTCTGATCCGAGATCTGGAAATCCTCAAACACATTATGATCAAAGATTTCGATTTATTCGCTGACCGTGGTGTGGAGTTCAGTAAACAAGGATTGGGACAGAATTTGTTCCACGCAGACGGTGACACTTGGAGAGCCTTGAGAGGACGCTTCACTCCTATATTTACATCGGGAAAGTTGAAGCATATGTTCGGTATCATGCATGACAGAGCTGATATCTTTATGGACTATGTGAGTCAGAAGGCTGAGAAAAACATAGAATTTGAGATACACTcactaatacaaaaatatactgtGTCAGTTATAAGCGCTTGCGCCTTTGGTCTTGATCTGCAAAATTTGGATACTAAATTAGAAGACCTTGAACTTATTGACAAACTAGTGCTTGAACCGAATTTTGGTCTCGAACTAGACATGATGTTCCCTggacttttaaagaaaataggCATCTCAGTTCTTCCTAAACCCGTGGGAGTTTTCTTCAATAAACTTGTGCAAAATATTATGTCTGTCAGAGGTGGCAAGCCATCGAATCGTAATGACTTCATGGATTTGATCCTTCAGCTGCGCGAAATGGGAAATGTCAAAAACCCCTTTGGAGACATGAAACCGTCTCTTGAGATCACAGATGACGTCATAGCCGCACAAgcctttgttttttatgtagctGGTTATGAAACTAGTGCCACCACCGCTTCTTACATGTTATACCAACTGGCACTAAACCAAGACGTTCAAGATAAACTTATAGCAGAAATAGACGCAGTCACAGAGGCGAATAATGGAGAGATCACTTACGAATCCTTGAAGGAAATGAAATATATGCATAAAGTTTCAGATGAGACTCTTCGTATGTACTCAATTGTGGAACCCCTGCAAAGGAAATGCACTGTTGATTATAAAATACCCGGAACAGACTTAACTATTGAGAAAGACACAATATTATTGGTGTCCCCGAGAGGAATTCACTATGACGAGAAGTACTATCCCAACCCTGAAGTATTCGACCCTAACAGATTTGACCCTGAAGAGGTAGGCAAACGCCACCCCTGTGCTTACTTGCCATTTGGAATTGGACAAAGAAATTGTATcg GTATGCGGTTTGGCAAGTTGCAGACAGCTCTATGCGTGGCAAAGTTATTGAGAAAATACAGAATAGAGCCATCGAAGAATACGGAACTTGAGCTAGGTGTTGACAAGAACAGAATCATTATTGGCCCAGCAAATGGAATACGTGTTAATTTTGTTCCgagaaattga
- the LOC113503478 gene encoding cytochrome P450 6B6-like: MAFHYIPLTVIALCAALYFYFTRTFNYWKKRNVPGPEPTAFFGNFKESALRRKNVGVVVQELYNSFPNEKVIGIYRMTTPSLLIRDLDVIKHIMIKDFELFADRGLEFSKKGLGQNLFHADGDTWRGLRNRFTPIFTSGKLKRMYYLMHDRAEKFIAFLQREAEKSPEFEVHSLVQKFTVSTITACAFGLDINTLEEKFEALELIDKMVLEANFSLELDMMYPGILKKLGISIFPGKVLSFFKVLVNNVINMRNGKPTDRNDFMDLMLGLREMGTVTSNKLGSADTSVDITDDVVAAQAFVFYVGGYETSATTVSYLLYQLALNQDIQDKLVKEIDEELKQSNGEVTYDCLMNMKYLNKVFDETLRMYSIVEPLQRKATVDYKIPGTDLTVEKGTMMIISPRGIHYDEKYYPKPEVFDPSRFDAEVAGARHPCAYLPFGLGQRNCIGMRFGRLQSILCVVKILSKFRIEPSKNTKRDLPVKPSKALIGPDGGILVNIVPRRDIKT, from the exons ATGGCTTTCCATTATATACCTCTCACGGTAATAGCGTTATGTGCCGCTTTATATTTCTACTTCACGAGGACATTCAACTACTGGAAAAAGAGGAATGTTCCCGGACCTGAACCAACAGCCTTTTTTGGAAACTTTAAGGAATCAGCTCTGCGACGTAAGAATGTCGGGGTAGTGGTGCAGGAACTTTACAATTCCTTCCCAAATGAGAAAGTTATCGGCATATACAGAATGACGACACCCAGCCTTCTAATTCGAGACCTGGACGTTATCAAACATATCATGATCAAGGACTTTGAATTATTTGCTGATCGTGGGCTAGAATTCAGCAAAAAAGGATTGGGACAAAATTTGTTCCACGCTGATGGTGACACATGGAGAGGTTTAAGAAACCGCTTCACTCCTATTTTCACATCTGGGAAGCTCAAGCGCATGTACTACCTGATGCATGACCGCGCTGAAAAATTCATCGCATTCCTGCAAAGGGAGGCTGAGAAAAGCCCTGAATTCGAAGTTCACTCATTAGTACAAAAGTTTACCGTGTCAACAATCACTGCTTGTGCATTTGGGTTAGACATCAACACGCTTGAAGAGAAATTTGAAGCTCTTGAACTCATCGACAAAATGGTGTTAGAAGCCAACTTTAGCCTCGAACTAGACATGATGtatcccggaattttgaagaAACTGGGTATTTCTATTTTCCCCGGTAAAGTACTATCCTTCTTCAAAGTCCTTGTGAATAATGTCATCAATATGCGTAATGGCAAGCCAACAGACCGCAACGACTTCATGGACTTGATGTTGGGCCTGCGTGAAATGGGAACTGTCACATCTAATAAACTAGGAAGTGCTGATACATCTGTCGACATAACGGACGACGTTGTCGCTGCTCAAGCTTTTGTCTTCTACGTCGGTGGATACGAAACTAGTGCTACCACTGTATCCTACCTTTTGTACCAGCTGGCATTAAACCAAGATATCCAAGACAAGCTTGTTAAAGAAATAGACgaagaattaaaacaaagcaacgGGGAAGTAACATATGATTGCCTCAtgaatatgaaatatttgaataaagttttCGATGAAACTCTTCGGATGTACTCAATTGTGGAACCATTGCAAAGGAAAGCCACCGTCGATTATAAGATTCCCGGAACGGACCTGACCGTTGAAAAAGGAACAATGATGATTATATCCCCGAGGGGTATACATTATGACGAGAAATACTACCCCAAGCCTGAAGTATTCGACCCAAGCAGATTTGATGCCGAAGTAGCTGGAGCACGACACCCCTGTGCTTACTTGCCGTTTGGACTCGGACAAAGAAATTGTATTG gAATGAGATTCGGCAGGCTTCAGTCTATCCTCTGCGTCGTGAAGATTTTAAGCAAGTTTAGGATTGAACCTTCGAAAAACACTAAGCGGGATCTCCCCGTTAAACCGAGTAAAGCACTTATCGGACCAGACGGTGGTATCCTAGTCAACATAGTACCCAGACGAgacattaaaacataa
- the LOC113503477 gene encoding cytochrome P450 6B6-like: MSLYYIPLTVIALCAALYFYFTRTFNYWKKRNVPGPEPTALFGNFKESALRRKNIGVVVQELYNSFPNEKVVGIYRMTTPSLLIRDLDVIKHIMIKDFELFADRGVEFSKKGLGQNLFHADGDTWRGLRNRFTPIFTSGKLKRMYYLMHERADKFISFLQREIEKSPEFEIHGLVQKFTVSTITACAFGLDINTLDEKVEALEIIDKLVLEANFGLELDMMYPGILKKLGISIFPGKVLSFFKVLVNNVINMRNGKPTDRNDFMDLMLGLREMGTVTSNKLGSADTSVDITDDVVAAQAFVFYVGGYETSATTVSYLLYQLALNQDIQDKLVKEIDEELKQSNGEVTYDCLMNMKYLNKVFDETLRMYSIVEPLQRKATVDYKIPGTDVTIEKDTILLVSPRGIHYDEKYYPKPEVFDPSRFDAEVAGARHPCAYLPFGLGQRNCIGMRFGRLQSVLCVVKMLSKFRIEPSKNTKRDLGVKPSKNLIGPDGGILVNIVPRRDIKT, encoded by the exons ATGTCGTTGTACTATATCCCTCTCACGGTAATAGCGTTATGTGCCGCTTTATATTTCTACTTCACGAGGACATTTAACTACTGGAAAAAGAGGAATGTTCCCGGACCTGAACCAACAGCCTTGTTTGGAAACTTTAAGGAATCAGCTCTGCGTCGTAAGAATATCGGGGTAGTGGTACAGGAACTTTACAATTCCTTCCCAAATGAGAAAGTTGTCGGCATATACAGAATGACCACACCCAGCCTTCTTATTCGCGACCTAGACGTTATCAAACATATCATGATCAAGGACTTCGAATTATTTGCTGATCGTGGGGTGGAATTCAGCAAAAAAGGATTGGGACAAAACTTGTTCCACGCTGATGGTGACACATGGAGAGGTTTAAGAAATCGCTTCACTCCTATTTTCACATCTGGGAAGCTCAAGCGCATGTACTACCTGATGCATGAGCGCGCTGACAAATTTATATCGTTCCTGCAAAGGGAAATCGAGAAATCCCCTGAATTCGAAATCCACGGGCTAGTACAAAAGTTTACTGTTTCAACAATCACTGCTTGTGCGTTCGGGTTAGACATCAATACGCTGGACGAAAAAGTCGAAGCCCTTGAAATTATCGACAAACTCGTTTTGGAAGCCAACTTCGGCCTCGAACTAGACATGATGtatcccggaattttgaagaAACTGGGTATTTCTATTTTCCCCGGTAAAGTACTATCCTTCTTCAAAGTCCTTGTGAATAATGTCATCAATATGCGTAATGGCAAGCCAACAGACCGCAACGACTTCATGGACTTGATGTTGGGCCTGCGTGAAATGGGAACTGTCACATCTAATAAACTAGGAAGTGCTGATACATCTGTCGACATAACGGACGACGTTGTCGCTGCTCAAGCTTTTGTCTTCTACGTCGGTGGATACGAAACTAGTGCTACCACTGTATCCTACCTTTTGTACCAGCTGGCATTAAACCAAGATATCCAAGACAAGCTTGTTAAAGAAATAGACgaagaattaaaacaaagcaacgGGGAAGTAACATATGATTGCCTCAtgaatatgaaatatttgaataaagttttCGATGAAACTCTTCGGATGTACTCAATTGTGGAACCATTGCAAAGAAAAGCCACCGTCGATTACAAGATTCCCGGAACTGATGTGACCATTGAAAAGGACACTATTCTGTTAGTATCCCCAAGGGGTATACATTATGACGAGAAATACTATCCCAAGCCTGAAGTATTCGACCCGAGCAGATTTGATGCCGAAGTAGCTGGAGCACGACACCCTTGTGCTTACTTGCCGTTTGGACTCGGACAAAGGAATTGTATTG GAATGAGATTCGGAAGGCTTCAATCTGTCCTCTGCGTCGTGAAGATGTTGAGCAAATTTAGGATCGAGCCTTCGAAAAACACTAAGCGGGATCTTGGCGTTAAACCGAGCAAGAATCTGATTGGACCGGACGGTGGTATCCTAGTCAACATTGTACCCCGACGAgacattaaaacataa